From Anabaena sphaerica FACHB-251, one genomic window encodes:
- the holA gene encoding DNA polymerase III subunit delta, producing the protein MIVLLTGDDQHAIQSQLNQYKAEIDAQWLTLCYHRFSDNQLDKALSVARTRSLTDGKKLVIVENCHLKQWGDTELETLQQLVQVPDSTILVFVANSVDKRLKVYKHLVKYGKLLEFALIPPWRYDLIEQAIVSLAARLYTNTTDNAVTAKKIKLLLSEEAVTYLAQAIGNDMTRAASELRKLSIYAQGRKLELAEVQELVPCQTQNSLQLAAAMREGKSHQVLQLLDDLLSRSQPLMVIVSTILTQFRTWLWVKSAMVSGVKKDGELAQVCNISNPRRVYYLRQEVANTNINALARAVTMILDLEMSIKRGADGRDLLVVILGVCRLFQVV; encoded by the coding sequence ATGATTGTTTTGCTCACTGGTGATGACCAACACGCGATTCAGTCACAGCTAAACCAGTACAAAGCAGAGATTGATGCTCAATGGCTGACTTTATGTTATCACCGATTTTCAGATAATCAGCTTGATAAGGCTTTGAGTGTGGCTCGTACTCGTTCCCTGACTGATGGTAAAAAACTGGTAATAGTGGAAAATTGCCACCTCAAGCAGTGGGGTGATACTGAGTTAGAAACTTTGCAACAGTTGGTGCAAGTGCCTGATTCGACTATTTTGGTGTTTGTGGCTAATAGTGTGGATAAGCGGCTGAAGGTCTACAAACATCTGGTCAAATATGGGAAGTTGTTGGAGTTTGCGTTGATACCACCTTGGCGGTATGATTTGATTGAACAGGCGATAGTTTCGCTGGCTGCAAGACTCTACACGAACACTACAGATAATGCTGTTACAGCCAAGAAAATTAAACTGCTGTTGTCAGAGGAGGCGGTAACATATTTAGCACAAGCTATTGGTAATGATATGACTCGTGCTGCTTCTGAGTTACGCAAACTGTCTATCTATGCTCAGGGTAGAAAGTTAGAGCTTGCAGAGGTACAGGAGTTAGTTCCATGTCAAACTCAGAATAGCCTACAATTGGCTGCGGCTATGCGTGAAGGGAAAAGCCATCAAGTTTTGCAATTGTTGGATGATTTACTGTCTCGTTCTCAACCTTTAATGGTGATTGTCAGCACTATTTTAACGCAGTTTAGAACTTGGTTATGGGTGAAGTCTGCGATGGTTTCTGGGGTGAAGAAGGATGGTGAATTAGCTCAAGTTTGTAATATCAGTAATCCTCGTCGGGTTTACTATTTGCGTCAGGAGGTAGCGAATACAAATATTAATGCTTTGGCTAGGGCGGTAACGATGATTTTGGATTTGGAGATGTCTATTAAGAGGGGTGCTGATGGTAGGGATTTGTTGGTGGTGATTCTTGGTGTTTGTAGGTTGTTTCAGGTGGTTTAA
- the dnaN gene encoding DNA polymerase III subunit beta, whose protein sequence is MTQTAQKQKVKTAKQTKQTSAATTETEKAKQTNTVTPQIEKTKTKNAATTEIEDGVSTNITEIPVRKKKKTTSLNSDTSDKTTQKQRNNISSDTLDEITQKQSSNIGSDNLEETITKRRNNINSDTSGKTTQKQNNNINFDTSEETIAQQKSNINSNASGEIIQKQKTKKKSPKEESNPQPIIESGMEVICEQTKFYNALFLVHCATPAKPSHPILANVLIIADVETQQIHLTVTDLALTIQASFAAQVLLKGEITVPVQMLFEIVKHCPHGNISLNSQTQITQLTEEEQSTKIYSLGISDTDGKYEIKGIAAEEFPPTNIIDTTPVSLPTIVFKDGLKSVLYAVSTDENKYIVTGVHVQLTQEKLKLIGTDGHRVAITEVSTQGIGRKPRQQVTSDEMIKFTLPGRVVREIARNLGDDVESINMLYDAQSNRLGLAWQDVILSCQFLEGIYPDCEQLLAQFSFEKEVILEKAPLVKALERLAVLTDKKAQGIYLQFDGSLQQLRLSIEREFGKGDLVIVANLPSEMMLNIQFNLKYLIEAAKAIPSTSIKMHLQQSDHPAMLVPHGDRPNPEVEMSMRHFLLPLYTPNN, encoded by the coding sequence ATGACTCAAACAGCGCAAAAACAAAAGGTAAAGACTGCAAAGCAGACAAAACAAACAAGTGCTGCTACTACTGAAACAGAAAAGGCAAAACAAACAAATACTGTGACTCCTCAAATAGAAAAGACAAAAACTAAAAATGCTGCTACTACTGAAATAGAAGATGGAGTATCAACAAATATCACAGAAATACCTGTGCGTAAAAAGAAAAAAACTACCTCTCTTAATTCTGACACTTCAGATAAAACAACTCAAAAGCAAAGGAATAATATCTCTTCTGACACTTTAGATGAAATAACTCAAAAGCAGAGTAGTAATATTGGCTCTGATAATTTAGAGGAAACAATTACAAAGAGAAGGAATAATATCAATTCTGATACTTCAGGTAAAACAACTCAAAAGCAGAATAATAATATCAATTTTGATACTTCAGAGGAAACAATTGCACAGCAAAAGAGTAATATCAATTCTAATGCTTCAGGTGAAATAATTCAAAAGCAGAAGACCAAGAAAAAATCTCCCAAAGAGGAATCAAATCCTCAACCAATCATAGAATCAGGAATGGAAGTGATTTGTGAACAAACTAAGTTTTACAATGCGCTGTTTTTAGTCCATTGCGCTACACCAGCTAAACCTAGTCATCCTATTCTTGCTAATGTCCTAATTATTGCAGATGTTGAAACACAACAAATACATCTCACTGTCACAGATTTAGCATTAACAATTCAAGCGAGTTTTGCAGCGCAGGTGTTATTAAAGGGGGAAATTACTGTACCAGTGCAAATGTTATTTGAAATAGTCAAACATTGTCCTCATGGGAATATTTCTCTAAATAGTCAAACTCAAATAACACAGCTGACAGAAGAGGAGCAGTCAACAAAGATATATTCTCTTGGTATATCTGATACCGATGGTAAATATGAAATTAAAGGTATCGCTGCTGAAGAGTTTCCACCTACTAATATCATTGATACAACTCCTGTTTCTCTGCCAACAATAGTTTTCAAAGATGGTTTAAAAAGTGTACTTTATGCAGTTAGCACTGATGAAAATAAATATATTGTCACTGGAGTTCATGTCCAACTTACACAGGAGAAATTAAAGTTGATAGGTACTGATGGACATCGAGTTGCTATTACTGAAGTTTCAACTCAAGGAATTGGTAGAAAACCACGTCAACAAGTTACATCTGACGAGATGATTAAATTTACTCTGCCTGGTCGTGTGGTAAGAGAAATAGCACGAAATTTAGGTGATGATGTAGAATCAATAAATATGCTGTATGATGCCCAAAGTAATCGTTTGGGTTTGGCTTGGCAAGATGTCATTCTTAGCTGTCAATTTCTGGAAGGAATTTATCCTGATTGTGAACAATTGTTAGCTCAATTTAGTTTTGAAAAAGAGGTAATTTTAGAAAAAGCACCGTTGGTTAAAGCACTGGAACGGTTAGCTGTATTAACGGATAAGAAAGCACAAGGAATTTATTTGCAGTTTGATGGCAGTTTGCAGCAATTACGGTTATCTATTGAACGGGAATTTGGTAAAGGGGATTTGGTGATTGTTGCTAATTTACCATCAGAAATGATGTTGAATATTCAGTTTAATCTCAAGTATTTGATAGAAGCTGCTAAAGCTATTCCTAGTACGAGTATCAAAATGCACTTACAGCAATCAGATCATCCGGCTATGTTAGTTCCTCATGGAGATAGACCAAATCCAGAGGTGGAAATGTCTATGCGTCATTTCTTGCTACCATTGTATACTCCGAATAATTAA
- the dnaX gene encoding DNA polymerase III subunit gamma/tau: MSTVALHQKYRPQTLAELVGQPYIKTALTNAVKHSQIAPAYLFTGSRGTGKTSTARIFAKSLNCLNSKKPTDKPCGICQSCRSIESSNSLDVSEIDAASNNGVDDARALIERCTLAPVAGRYRIFILDESHQLTTQSQNALLKCIEEPPPHVVFILCTTEQHKVLPTIISRCQVFNFRTLSIKTIVQHLRIIADAESISVDDEGLNAIARLSDGGLRDALQLLGQASLLHTDITAHHIMEIAGGVTEAELIAILQAISTNNTFNLLQVARELVDSGKTPKLIISNLLQTYRDLLIIKSAPKEQTLLTGCVSYNQLKAFAKHWNFETLNLSLAELQKAENYLRYTVNAGVWLEVCLLNLLPGLLSVGTTKTNVKPGHDNRLLPTFGTYTVNKVNDKSGDGGEDSLLPAVVTNTTNTADLLNTANTANTANLAQIWQQVMDKAKPNHQKLLAHGHLVKLQGSKAILEVTPAYQKKFESGKEAIAKMLQRATQSPKPLTVLIKTANHSHNGRVRG, encoded by the coding sequence ATGTCTACAGTCGCCCTACATCAAAAATATCGTCCCCAAACTTTAGCCGAATTGGTGGGACAACCTTACATCAAAACTGCTTTAACTAATGCTGTCAAACACTCACAAATTGCCCCAGCTTATTTGTTCACAGGTTCTAGAGGTACTGGTAAAACTTCCACTGCACGCATATTTGCCAAATCTCTCAATTGTCTTAATAGCAAAAAACCAACTGATAAACCTTGTGGAATTTGTCAATCTTGCCGTTCAATTGAAAGTAGCAATAGTCTAGATGTGAGTGAAATTGATGCTGCTTCTAATAATGGTGTAGATGATGCCCGTGCTTTAATTGAACGCTGTACTTTAGCGCCAGTAGCAGGACGTTATCGAATTTTTATTCTTGATGAGTCGCATCAACTCACAACCCAGTCCCAAAATGCTTTACTCAAATGTATTGAAGAACCACCACCTCATGTGGTTTTCATTCTTTGCACCACAGAACAGCACAAGGTTTTACCTACTATTATCAGCCGTTGTCAGGTGTTTAATTTCCGCACTTTATCCATTAAAACTATTGTGCAGCATCTCCGTATTATAGCAGATGCGGAATCTATTTCTGTTGATGATGAGGGATTAAATGCGATCGCTCGACTCAGTGATGGTGGTTTACGGGATGCGCTGCAATTACTCGGTCAAGCCAGTCTTTTGCATACAGATATCACTGCCCATCATATCATGGAAATTGCTGGTGGTGTCACAGAAGCAGAGTTAATCGCTATTTTACAGGCTATCTCTACCAACAACACTTTTAACTTGCTGCAAGTTGCAAGAGAATTGGTAGACTCTGGGAAAACGCCGAAGTTGATTATCTCAAATTTACTGCAAACATACCGTGATTTGTTAATTATCAAGTCTGCACCAAAGGAACAAACTTTGCTGACTGGTTGTGTCAGTTATAACCAACTCAAAGCTTTTGCCAAACACTGGAATTTTGAGACTCTGAATTTGTCTTTAGCAGAGTTACAAAAAGCGGAAAATTATCTGCGGTATACGGTAAATGCGGGTGTGTGGCTGGAGGTTTGTTTACTCAATTTACTGCCTGGTTTATTGTCTGTGGGAACAACGAAAACCAATGTTAAACCAGGGCATGATAACAGATTGTTACCTACATTCGGCACGTACACCGTTAATAAGGTGAATGATAAATCTGGAGATGGGGGTGAGGATAGTTTGTTACCAGCAGTTGTAACCAATACTACTAATACTGCCGACTTACTTAATACCGCTAATACTGCTAATACTGCTAACCTAGCGCAAATTTGGCAGCAGGTGATGGATAAGGCTAAACCGAATCATCAAAAGCTGTTAGCTCATGGTCATCTGGTGAAATTGCAAGGGTCTAAGGCAATTTTAGAGGTGACACCAGCTTACCAGAAAAAGTTTGAGAGTGGTAAAGAGGCGATCGCTAAAATGCTGCAACGAGCTACCCAAAGTCCCAAACCTTTAACTGTGTTAATTAAAACTGCCAATCACAGTCATAATGGAAGGGTAAGAGGATGA
- a CDS encoding helix-turn-helix transcriptional regulator — MQKIYISKVAQLRKQKKLTQRQLADLVGVDPSTVRNWERERGGIETFVKLAKLCKTLDCTIEDLFDEVQKVKEDD, encoded by the coding sequence ATGCAAAAAATTTACATCTCAAAAGTCGCGCAACTGCGAAAACAAAAAAAACTAACTCAACGCCAATTAGCTGATTTAGTGGGTGTTGATCCTTCTACTGTGCGTAACTGGGAGCGAGAGCGAGGAGGGATAGAAACCTTCGTGAAACTGGCCAAACTTTGCAAAACATTAGATTGCACTATTGAGGATTTGTTTGATGAAGTGCAGAAAGTTAAGGAGGATGATTAG